The following proteins come from a genomic window of Maribacter sp. HTCC2170:
- a CDS encoding sulfatase: MRDFLNVWTNILLFILGFFCIQTIQSQGQDEKPNIVWLVTEDNSKHFLKLYDKDGASMPQIETLADKGIVFNNAFSNAPVCSVARSTIISGCYAPRVGSQYHRKMKLSPMPQGLRMFPEYLREVGYYTTNNSKEDYNFVKSGKVWDESSRGASYQNRKPDQPFFHVQNFGTTHEGQLHFSENQMQRNITKTSVQNVTVFPYHPNTAIYRYTNAIYHDLHQKADIQIGNFIKQLEDDNLMENTIIFYYGDHGGVLPRSKGYVYESGLNVPMLVYIPEKWKHLSPLQMGNRTDAFVEFIDLAPTILNLAGISVPEQMDGTPFLGKGVTQEDLNDMDTTFGYADRFDEKYDLVRSIRKGKYKYIRNYQPFIIDGLYNFYRYKMLAYKEWYELFQEGKLNEAQQQFFRPRAAEALYNIEKDPHEIHNLAANPANREILEDLRQDLQKQVKSMPDLSFYPEPHFIENGLLNPVDFGKRNKTEIAELITIADMSLKTFDDVKDRLRVTLESDNPWKKYWSLIVCSSFGEQASSFYKTAEKMIESEEENLVRIRAAEFLVLNNQKVTNDNLLEIVKNAKSETEANLILNSIALLKMVQPDFEIHITNSIFPTDWLAKDGDLVKRRIEFINSK; this comes from the coding sequence GATGGAGCCTCAATGCCACAAATAGAAACGCTCGCGGATAAGGGCATTGTTTTTAACAATGCATTTTCAAATGCTCCTGTCTGTTCTGTGGCTCGTAGTACAATTATCTCTGGATGTTATGCCCCCAGGGTTGGGTCGCAATATCATCGCAAAATGAAATTGTCACCAATGCCCCAAGGGTTAAGGATGTTTCCCGAGTATCTTAGGGAAGTGGGTTATTATACCACGAACAATTCTAAAGAAGACTACAATTTTGTTAAGTCAGGAAAAGTATGGGACGAATCTTCACGCGGAGCTTCTTATCAAAATCGTAAACCAGACCAGCCATTTTTCCATGTGCAAAATTTTGGCACAACACATGAAGGTCAATTGCATTTCAGCGAAAACCAAATGCAACGAAATATTACGAAGACCTCGGTGCAGAACGTTACCGTCTTCCCTTATCATCCCAATACGGCTATCTACCGCTATACCAATGCCATATATCATGATTTGCATCAAAAAGCTGATATTCAAATCGGGAATTTTATAAAACAACTAGAGGATGATAATCTTATGGAAAACACCATTATTTTTTATTATGGAGATCATGGTGGTGTACTTCCCAGAAGTAAAGGATACGTTTATGAAAGCGGACTAAATGTACCAATGTTAGTCTATATTCCTGAAAAATGGAAGCATTTATCACCGCTGCAGATGGGGAATAGAACTGATGCATTTGTTGAGTTTATTGACTTAGCACCCACTATTTTAAACTTAGCTGGAATTTCCGTCCCGGAGCAAATGGACGGAACTCCTTTTCTGGGAAAGGGAGTTACTCAAGAGGATTTGAATGATATGGACACGACTTTTGGCTATGCAGATAGGTTTGATGAGAAATATGACTTGGTAAGGTCGATAAGGAAAGGAAAATACAAGTACATTCGTAATTACCAACCTTTTATTATAGACGGTCTTTACAATTTTTATCGGTATAAAATGTTGGCCTATAAAGAATGGTACGAACTCTTTCAAGAAGGTAAATTAAATGAGGCTCAACAGCAGTTTTTCAGGCCAAGAGCGGCAGAAGCCCTGTACAACATAGAAAAAGACCCACATGAAATTCATAATTTAGCGGCTAATCCAGCTAACAGAGAAATTTTGGAGGACCTGCGGCAAGATTTGCAGAAGCAAGTAAAATCAATGCCTGATTTGAGTTTTTATCCTGAACCACACTTTATAGAAAATGGTCTTTTGAATCCTGTGGATTTTGGAAAACGGAACAAAACGGAGATAGCAGAGCTAATTACAATTGCCGACATGAGTTTAAAAACTTTTGATGATGTTAAGGATAGATTAAGGGTCACTCTTGAATCTGATAATCCATGGAAGAAATATTGGAGTTTAATTGTTTGTAGTTCTTTTGGTGAACAGGCTTCTTCTTTCTATAAAACAGCAGAAAAAATGATTGAAAGTGAAGAAGAAAACTTGGTGCGTATTAGGGCTGCTGAATTTTTGGTTCTAAACAATCAAAAGGTTACAAATGACAACCTACTCGAGATTGTGAAAAATGCCAAATCGGAGACAGAGGCCAATTTGATATTGAATAGTATTGCCCTTTTAAAAATGGTGCAACCTGATTTTGAAATTCACATAACAAATTCAATATTTCCAACAGATTGGCTAGCGAAAGATGGCGACTTGGTAAAAAGGCGTATTGAATTTATAAATTCCAAATAA